The Salvelinus namaycush isolate Seneca chromosome 38, SaNama_1.0, whole genome shotgun sequence genome includes a window with the following:
- the LOC120032303 gene encoding fish-egg lectin-like, which produces MRVTAAVLLVLCLLAVSHAWDCQKVVNIKNLMQIDAGLGQVVATDTSQVPYYLVGDTWIRLPGSLKHITVGPAGIWGVNKADSIYKYVAGNWVQAAGLLKQLDAGGEQFIVGANMADTPFCLTRSATVGYKGPGSPIPWTGLPGAVKYYSCGPFGCWAVNKNDDIFLMSLNQECQNKGWSHIDGKLSMIEVATDGSVFGVNSAGSVFTRDGITASKPEGTGWSNIPMSMRMSHVTYDLGRLWVVSKSAVTMVCTH; this is translated from the exons ATGAGAGTCACTGCAGCCGTCCTACTGGTCCTCTGTCTCCTGGCCGTCAGTCATG CATGGGACTGTCAGAAGGTAGTAAACATCAAGAATCTGATGCAGATCGATGCAGGACTGGGGCAAGTGGTTGCTACGGACACAAGTCAAGTCCCCTACTACCTTGTAGGTGATACATGGATCCGCCTGCCTGGTTCCCTGAAGCATATCACTGTAGGACCAGCAGGGATCTGGGGTGTCAACAAGGCAGACTCAATCTACAAGTATGTGGCCGGTAACTGGGTGCAAGCTGCCG GCCTTCTGAAACAGTTGGATGCTGGAGGTGAACAGTTTATTGTGGGGGCTAACATGGCCGATACTCCATTCTGTCTGACACGTAGTGCCACAGTTGGTTACAAGGGTCCAGGCTCACCCATTCCATGGACAGGATTGCCAGGAGCTGTGAAGTACTACAGTTGTGGACCCTTTGGGTGCTGGGCAGTCAACAAGAATGATGATATCTTCTTAATGAGT CTGAATCAAGAATGCCAAAACAAGGGGTGGAGTCACATTGATGGCAAGCTTTCCATGATTGAGGTGGCAACTGATGGTAGTGTCTTTGGGGTCAACTCTGCGGGTAGTGTTTTTACCAG AGATGGCATCACAGCCAGTAAACCAGAGGGCACTGGATGGAGCAATATCCCAATGTCCATGCGCATGAGCCACGTGACCTACGACCTGGGCCGTCTTTGGGTCGTCTCCAAGTCTGCCGTCACCATGGTGTGCACACATTAG